The Lycium barbarum isolate Lr01 chromosome 9, ASM1917538v2, whole genome shotgun sequence genome has a segment encoding these proteins:
- the LOC132610516 gene encoding ABC transporter I family member 21-like, protein MEGKSSSIQVNGMQFSYDFQSPIFFDFNLNISPGSRCLLVGANGSGKTTLLRILAGKHMVGGKDVVKVLNFSAFHDTHLVCSGDLAYLGESWSKNVGAVGDIPLQGDFSAEHMIFGVEGVDPVRREKLIELLDIDLQWRMHKVSDGQRRRVQICMGLLHPYKVLLLDEVTVDLDVVARMDLLDFFKEECELRGATIVYATHIFDGLETWATDLVYIQDGTLKRSEKLPELPELKSSPNLLSVVENWLRSETTIEKKKPVVTPPRVQKSSPFGSSPFQSSRHMAYFR, encoded by the exons ATGGAAGGAAAATCAAGCAGTATTCAAGTAAATGGAATGCAATTCTCATACGATTTCCAAAGTCCCATCTTTTTCGATTTTAATCTCAACATTTCTCCCGGATCTCGATGTCTCCTTGTCGGTGCTAATGGATCCG GGAAGACGACTCTGTTGAGGATATTGGCGGGAAAGCATATGGTTGGTGGAAAAGATGTAGTGAAGGTGCTGAATTTTTCGGCTTTTCATGACACCCACCTTGTTTGTAGTGGTGATCTGGCTTACCTTGGAGAGTCTTGGAGCAAAAATGTTGGAGCTGTT GGAGATATTCCACTTCAGGGAGATTTTTCAGCTGAACATATGATATTCGGAG TTGAAGGAGTGGATCCAGTTCGGAGAGAAAAGTTGATTGAGTTGCTGGATATTGATCTGCAATGGCGTATGCACAAGGTATCGGATGGTCAGAGGCGTAGAGTCCAAATCTGCATGGGTCTCCTTCACCCCTACAAG GTTCTTTTACTGGATGAGGTCACAGTTGACTTAGATGTCGTCGCGAGGATGGATTTATTGGATTTCTTCAAGGAAGAATGTGAACTG AGAGGAGCTACAATTGTCTATGCAACACATATATTTGATGGGCTGGAAACATGGGCGACAGATCTTGTTTACATCCAAGATGGAACTCTGAAGAGGTCTGAGAAGTTACCCGAGCTTCCAGAGTTGAAGTCTTCCCCCAATTTGCTTTCAGTAGTTGAGAACTGGTTGCGGTCTGAGACCACGATAGAGAAAAAGAAGCCAGTTGTCACTCCACCAAGGGTTCAAAAATCCTCTCCTTTTGGCTCTTCTCCATTTCAGTCATCTAGACATATGGCATATTTTCGCTGA